A genomic segment from Legionella quinlivanii encodes:
- a CDS encoding dicarboxylate/amino acid:cation symporter has product MPSTPKTTSKFWLSTPFLYTVMILLGILSGFSDIPGLKPLGLFIADVFIRIFKCISLPIIALSIIVTLTNYRADGAMKRVWQRAMTYTLITTVIAAAISCLLYLLIQPGMASLTAAKTAGPVTQPSYFEHISSLIPSTIFEPFLQHQVMGVLLLGIVTGIAIRYIPEQEPRQTITAFFRGAHGLFMVITGWVIKIIPLGLYGFITSTVVQLREGESIRGLGGYLLIIVLANLIQGLVVLPLWLKSQGIKPFAALRGMLPALSVAFFSKSSVGTLPVTMETAEKNLNVRPEVSRFVLPLCTSLNMNGCAAFIFTTVIYLMQNHGMEISLPMMVLWVFISTIAAIGNAGVPMGCFFLSASLLASMNVPITLMWLILPFYSLIDMLETSLNVWSDSCVAKVVNEKLEDNASDFVPEGVPTGHSI; this is encoded by the coding sequence ATGCCTTCCACCCCAAAGACTACAAGCAAATTCTGGCTCAGCACTCCCTTTCTTTACACCGTAATGATTCTTCTCGGAATTTTAAGCGGGTTTTCAGATATTCCGGGATTAAAGCCCTTGGGATTATTTATTGCAGATGTGTTCATTCGTATCTTCAAATGCATTAGTCTTCCCATAATTGCATTATCCATTATTGTTACTCTTACTAATTATCGAGCTGACGGCGCAATGAAGAGGGTATGGCAGCGTGCCATGACCTATACCTTGATTACTACGGTTATCGCGGCAGCGATCAGTTGCTTATTATATCTTCTGATTCAGCCAGGAATGGCGAGTCTGACTGCTGCTAAAACTGCAGGGCCAGTGACTCAGCCTTCTTATTTTGAACATATCAGCAGCCTGATCCCCTCGACAATCTTCGAGCCGTTTCTCCAACATCAGGTCATGGGTGTTTTATTACTGGGGATAGTGACAGGCATTGCCATTCGCTATATTCCTGAGCAAGAGCCGCGTCAAACGATTACAGCCTTTTTCCGGGGCGCACATGGACTTTTCATGGTAATTACTGGCTGGGTGATTAAAATCATTCCTCTGGGCTTATATGGTTTTATTACCAGTACTGTGGTTCAGTTGCGCGAAGGGGAATCGATTCGCGGACTTGGCGGATATTTGTTAATCATAGTGCTGGCCAATTTAATCCAGGGTCTGGTGGTTTTGCCTCTTTGGTTAAAGAGCCAGGGAATAAAACCATTTGCGGCACTTCGCGGTATGCTGCCGGCACTGTCTGTCGCTTTTTTCTCAAAGTCTTCGGTCGGAACTTTGCCGGTTACGATGGAAACCGCTGAAAAAAATCTGAATGTCAGACCAGAAGTCAGTCGATTTGTATTGCCGCTTTGCACCAGTCTGAACATGAATGGCTGTGCTGCGTTCATTTTTACTACGGTCATTTATTTAATGCAAAACCATGGGATGGAAATATCCTTACCGATGATGGTACTTTGGGTGTTTATTTCAACCATTGCAGCCATCGGTAATGCTGGCGTACCAATGGGTTGTTTTTTTCTTAGTGCCAGTCTTTTGGCAAGCATGAATGTGCCTATCACGCTGATGTGGCTTATTTTACCCTTCTACAGTCTGATTGATATGCTGGAAACCTCCCTCAATGTCTGGTCCGATTCCTGTGTTGCCAAAGTGGTAAATGAAAAATTAGAGGATAATGCCAGCGATTTTGTACCTGAGGGTGTTCCAACTGGTCATTCGATCTGA
- the dapD gene encoding 2,3,4,5-tetrahydropyridine-2,6-dicarboxylate N-succinyltransferase — MNSLQQTIEEAFEQRHTLSSQTAPRNIIEAVNEVFNGLDTGQLRVAEKSGSEWIVHQWIKKAVLLSFKLYDNQAIDAGFCQFYDKMPLKFTHYSDQDFKNTGVRVVPHAMVRQGAFIGKNTILMPSYVNIGAYIDEGTMIDTWATVGSCAQIGKNVHLSGGAGIGGVLEPLQANPTIIEDDCFIGARSEVVEGVIVERGSVISMGVYLGQSTRIYNRMTGTITYGRIPAGSVVVSGNLPSEDGSHSLYCAVIVKQVDEKTRSKVSVNELLRDL, encoded by the coding sequence ATGAACTCACTGCAACAGACGATTGAAGAGGCTTTTGAGCAACGCCATACATTATCCTCCCAAACTGCCCCCCGTAATATTATCGAAGCAGTTAATGAAGTATTTAATGGTCTTGATACCGGACAATTGCGTGTTGCAGAAAAATCCGGCTCGGAGTGGATTGTTCATCAATGGATAAAAAAAGCGGTTTTACTGTCCTTTAAGTTATATGATAATCAAGCGATTGATGCAGGATTTTGCCAATTTTATGACAAAATGCCATTAAAATTTACTCATTACAGTGACCAGGATTTTAAAAATACAGGTGTGCGAGTAGTTCCTCATGCAATGGTTCGTCAAGGCGCTTTTATCGGTAAAAATACTATCCTGATGCCCTCCTATGTCAACATCGGAGCCTATATCGATGAAGGTACAATGATTGATACCTGGGCTACAGTTGGCTCTTGTGCGCAAATTGGTAAAAATGTTCATTTATCCGGAGGAGCTGGTATAGGCGGCGTTCTTGAACCCTTGCAAGCCAATCCGACGATCATCGAGGATGATTGTTTCATCGGAGCACGTTCTGAAGTCGTGGAAGGGGTCATTGTCGAGCGCGGCTCAGTCATATCGATGGGTGTCTATCTGGGTCAGAGCACGAGAATTTACAACCGGATGACAGGCACGATAACTTATGGACGCATTCCGGCCGGTTCTGTTGTAGTTTCGGGTAATCTACCCAGTGAAGATGGCAGTCACAGCCTTTATTGTGCGGTTATCGTCAAACAAGTCGACGAAAAAACCCGCTCAAAAGTCAGTGTTAATGAATTGCTTCGAGATCTCTGA
- a CDS encoding DUF1214 domain-containing protein, with protein sequence MNIISHLKSPAVFLTSLALAFPLYAGNPLATPEQKLLDEKAIEIYQNNSFRLFRIKAKAVYALAYGLIISSEAKPLLSPMVDELIFSSIQKAVNSDPYFPKVYWVDSGPRQWFGLDVPGGRYSYDNPDVIYRTIPIDGSLHYKIHGHREPSGLADASFSLISNPNSQGTVALLTNSELQIDADGNYEITIDSEPADGRINHIQSNDDAVMLFVRNSLGDWQAQKPDSLSVELLDDISGETPRSDTRIYLETIKNISESIFFYGVGALGIKTKLNPVNTFKQPEQSDDLGTLVSQASSFGHFEIEDDEALLLTVDMGGANYFIAPATGPWTITIDPGNVVCSLNNQQAMADTDGRYRFVLSLKDPGVYNWISTSGLHEGTMMLRWQNLPANTEGQGPAITSQLVKISDLPSILPPETHWVSQAERQQQILSRQSGYQSRSTI encoded by the coding sequence ATGAATATTATTTCACACTTGAAAAGCCCTGCTGTATTTCTAACATCTCTTGCCCTGGCTTTTCCCCTGTATGCCGGTAATCCTTTGGCAACCCCAGAGCAGAAACTTCTCGATGAGAAAGCTATCGAAATATATCAGAATAATAGCTTTCGGCTGTTTCGCATCAAAGCCAAGGCGGTTTATGCTCTGGCTTATGGACTTATAATCAGTAGTGAAGCAAAGCCTTTGTTGTCACCGATGGTCGATGAACTGATATTTAGTTCCATTCAAAAAGCAGTTAACTCTGATCCCTACTTCCCCAAAGTCTATTGGGTGGATAGCGGCCCGCGTCAATGGTTTGGTCTTGATGTGCCTGGCGGACGATACAGTTATGATAATCCGGATGTTATTTACCGCACGATTCCCATAGATGGTTCCTTACATTATAAAATACATGGACACCGGGAGCCCTCTGGTCTTGCGGATGCCAGTTTCTCTCTAATCAGTAATCCCAATTCACAGGGTACAGTGGCATTGCTCACTAATAGTGAATTACAAATCGATGCTGATGGAAATTATGAAATCACGATTGATAGTGAACCAGCAGATGGTCGAATTAATCATATTCAATCGAATGATGATGCGGTGATGCTATTTGTACGCAATAGTCTCGGAGATTGGCAGGCTCAAAAGCCGGATAGTTTATCGGTTGAACTGCTTGATGACATCTCTGGCGAAACGCCAAGATCAGACACCCGAATTTATCTGGAGACGATAAAGAATATCTCGGAATCTATCTTTTTTTACGGGGTAGGTGCTTTGGGTATCAAGACCAAGCTCAATCCGGTTAACACTTTCAAACAGCCCGAGCAATCGGATGATTTGGGAACTCTGGTCAGTCAGGCAAGTTCGTTTGGGCATTTTGAAATAGAGGATGATGAAGCCTTATTATTAACAGTCGATATGGGCGGTGCCAACTATTTCATTGCGCCTGCGACTGGTCCATGGACCATTACTATCGATCCTGGAAATGTAGTATGCAGTTTAAATAATCAGCAAGCAATGGCTGATACCGATGGACGCTATCGTTTTGTGCTGTCATTGAAGGATCCTGGTGTATACAACTGGATTAGCACATCCGGTCTCCATGAAGGAACGATGATGCTTCGCTGGCAGAATCTTCCAGCCAACACGGAGGGTCAGGGGCCAGCTATTACTAGCCAATTGGTAAAAATTTCGGATTTACCGTCGATTCTGCCCCCTGAAACTCATTGGGTAAGCCAGGCTGAGCGTCAGCAGCAAATTCTGAGCCGGCAATCAGGCTATCAGTCGCGCAGTACTATTTGA
- a CDS encoding trans-sulfuration enzyme family protein: MECKHFNTRAIHAGQHPDPSTGAVMTPIYTTSTYKQSAPGVHQGYEYSRTHNPTRTAYEACIASLESGERGFAFASGMAAINTIVDMLNSGDHVIAMNDLYGGTFRLFDKVKTRTSNLSFSFVDMTNLAAVEAAIKPETRMIWLETPSNPMLMLANLREIAALAKKHQLIAVADNTFATPWIQRPLECGFDIVIHSATKYLNGHSDIVSGVVVVGDNPDLIEKMAFLQNSCGGIASPFDSFMVLRSLKTLPLRMERHCENARFLAQWLEKHPKVEKVIFPGLESHPQHRLAKEQMQDFGGMISIVLKGDLDYATRFLSRCELFTLAESLGGVESLIEHPAIMTHASIPYETRQQLGIVDGFVRLSVGVEHIDDLVADLAYALD, encoded by the coding sequence ATGGAATGCAAACATTTTAATACGCGTGCAATTCATGCAGGCCAACATCCTGATCCGTCAACCGGTGCTGTGATGACGCCTATTTATACCACATCTACCTACAAACAGTCAGCACCCGGGGTTCATCAGGGCTATGAATATTCAAGAACTCACAACCCGACCCGCACCGCCTATGAAGCCTGTATCGCCAGCCTGGAATCGGGTGAAAGAGGCTTTGCCTTCGCTTCAGGAATGGCTGCGATTAACACCATTGTCGATATGCTGAATAGCGGCGATCATGTGATTGCCATGAATGATCTTTATGGAGGCACCTTCAGACTCTTCGACAAAGTTAAAACAAGAACCTCAAATCTGAGCTTCTCTTTTGTGGACATGACCAATCTCGCAGCAGTTGAAGCTGCAATAAAGCCTGAAACACGGATGATTTGGCTGGAGACACCTTCAAACCCCATGCTTATGCTGGCAAATCTTCGTGAAATTGCAGCACTGGCTAAAAAACATCAGCTGATAGCGGTGGCCGATAACACCTTTGCGACACCCTGGATTCAGCGGCCTTTGGAATGCGGTTTTGATATCGTAATTCATTCAGCCACCAAGTATTTAAATGGTCATTCAGACATAGTCAGTGGTGTTGTGGTGGTTGGCGACAATCCCGATCTGATTGAGAAAATGGCCTTTTTGCAAAACTCCTGTGGAGGAATTGCCAGCCCCTTTGATAGTTTTATGGTTTTACGAAGCCTTAAAACTCTGCCCTTACGTATGGAACGTCACTGTGAGAATGCGCGATTTCTGGCGCAATGGCTTGAAAAGCATCCCAAGGTCGAGAAAGTCATTTTTCCCGGGCTCGAAAGTCACCCGCAACATAGACTGGCCAAGGAGCAAATGCAGGATTTTGGAGGCATGATCTCGATTGTACTCAAAGGGGATCTCGATTACGCTACCCGATTTCTTTCACGCTGTGAGCTTTTTACATTGGCCGAAAGTCTTGGAGGGGTTGAAAGTCTGATTGAACATCCCGCAATCATGACGCATGCATCTATACCCTATGAAACACGTCAGCAACTCGGAATTGTCGATGGCTTTGTTCGTCTCTCGGTGGGGGTTGAGCATATCGATGATCTGGTCGCAGATCTTGCCTATGCACTGGATTAA
- a CDS encoding NAD-dependent epimerase: protein MRILITGVAGFIGFHLAKYRLEKGDTIIGLDNLNDYYDVRLKLARLELLQKYPRFSFHKEDLRDAGAVERVFKMSQPQRVVNLAAQAGVRYSLTNPLLYAQSNMIGFTNIIEACRQGAVEHLVYASTSSVYGANLSQPYNEEDSANHPLTIYAASKKANELIAHSYSHLFNLPTTGLRFFTVYGPWGRPDMAFFSFTRDILAGKAINIYNNGQLQRDFTYIDDIIEGVSRAVDHVARPNPEWSGLSPDPSSSAAPYRIYNIGCGNPVNLMDYVEALEVALQKKAIKNFLPMQPGDVVSTNADTTRLESELAYKPSINYQEGIRRFVDWYLHFYQG from the coding sequence GTGCGTATTTTAATAACAGGAGTTGCCGGGTTTATTGGTTTTCATTTGGCCAAGTATCGTCTGGAAAAGGGAGATACGATTATTGGTCTTGATAATCTGAATGATTATTACGATGTCCGCCTCAAATTGGCCCGACTGGAGCTTTTGCAAAAATATCCCCGCTTCAGTTTCCATAAAGAAGACCTCCGTGATGCGGGTGCTGTGGAACGGGTATTTAAAATGAGTCAGCCGCAAAGGGTAGTCAACCTTGCGGCACAGGCAGGAGTACGTTATTCACTGACCAATCCTCTTCTCTACGCGCAATCGAATATGATTGGATTTACCAATATTATCGAAGCATGCCGGCAGGGGGCTGTGGAGCATCTGGTGTATGCCTCAACGAGTTCAGTGTATGGGGCAAATTTGTCGCAACCCTATAATGAAGAGGATTCTGCCAATCATCCTTTGACCATCTATGCAGCCAGTAAAAAAGCCAATGAGTTAATAGCCCATTCCTATTCGCATTTATTTAATTTGCCGACCACCGGTTTACGGTTTTTCACCGTATACGGGCCCTGGGGAAGACCCGATATGGCTTTTTTCTCATTTACTCGTGATATTCTCGCCGGCAAAGCGATAAATATCTACAATAATGGCCAATTACAGCGTGATTTTACCTATATTGACGACATTATAGAGGGTGTATCCCGAGCTGTTGATCATGTGGCCAGGCCCAATCCCGAATGGTCTGGCCTTTCCCCTGATCCGTCAAGCAGTGCGGCCCCGTACAGAATTTATAATATTGGCTGCGGTAATCCAGTCAATTTGATGGATTATGTGGAAGCACTGGAAGTTGCTTTACAGAAAAAAGCGATTAAAAATTTTCTGCCTATGCAACCAGGTGATGTCGTTTCCACTAATGCAGACACCACCCGCCTGGAATCCGAGCTGGCTTATAAACCCTCCATCAATTATCAGGAGGGGATCCGCCGATTCGTTGACTGGTATTTACATTTCTATCAGGGTTAA
- a CDS encoding glycoside hydrolase family 3 N-terminal domain-containing protein encodes MFDLRKKIAQMLIMGFSGTEINESHPVYSWLAKDGLGGVLLFDYDLIQKKAGKNLLHFEQIRKLTQQLKTYSSQSLAGQQGMDLIIAVDYEGGAVDRFKSIPGSTHTVSPEQLVQLDNEERRSIIIKMAKMLHQLGFNLNFAPVVDLNINPLEGIIGPLGRCFSANAEKVDRFAREFIEIFSKYGIHCCYKHFPGHGSAAADTHKGFVDVSNSFLAEELKPYQLLKQSRVSPAMIMTAHVINRQLDPSGLPATLSKPILSNLLREQLGYEGIIISDDLQMHAISQHFSLDEALALTINAGADMVIVANQLGTVSAPEVIDCIERLVSEGTIAAARIEQAFQRIVNLKQKQICHA; translated from the coding sequence TTGTTTGATTTACGAAAGAAAATTGCTCAAATGCTCATTATGGGCTTTTCTGGCACTGAGATAAACGAAAGCCACCCCGTTTACTCATGGCTTGCCAAAGACGGTTTAGGCGGCGTGTTATTGTTTGATTATGATCTCATCCAGAAAAAAGCAGGTAAAAATCTGCTTCACTTTGAGCAAATCAGAAAACTGACTCAGCAGCTGAAAACCTATTCCAGCCAGTCACTCGCTGGGCAGCAGGGCATGGATTTAATTATTGCAGTTGATTATGAGGGAGGCGCTGTTGATCGCTTTAAATCAATTCCTGGCTCAACTCACACGGTCAGTCCGGAACAACTGGTTCAGCTGGATAATGAGGAACGCAGAAGCATTATAATTAAAATGGCAAAAATGCTTCATCAACTCGGATTTAATTTAAATTTTGCGCCAGTAGTTGATCTGAATATCAATCCTCTGGAAGGGATAATTGGGCCTTTAGGGCGCTGCTTTTCTGCCAATGCAGAGAAGGTTGATCGTTTTGCCCGGGAATTTATAGAAATCTTTTCAAAATATGGAATTCACTGCTGCTATAAGCACTTCCCTGGTCACGGCAGTGCAGCTGCCGATACGCATAAAGGATTTGTCGATGTATCGAATAGTTTTTTAGCCGAAGAGTTAAAACCTTACCAGCTATTGAAGCAATCCCGCGTTTCGCCGGCTATGATCATGACTGCGCATGTTATTAATCGGCAACTGGATCCTTCCGGTTTACCGGCGACGCTTTCAAAACCAATTCTCAGCAATTTATTACGTGAACAGTTAGGTTATGAAGGGATTATCATTAGTGACGATTTGCAGATGCATGCGATTAGTCAGCATTTTAGTCTGGATGAAGCATTGGCTTTAACAATTAATGCAGGTGCAGATATGGTGATTGTGGCCAACCAGCTGGGTACAGTCTCAGCTCCTGAAGTAATCGATTGTATTGAGCGCTTGGTCTCGGAAGGTACAATTGCTGCCGCTCGTATCGAGCAGGCTTTTCAACGGATTGTTAATTTAAAACAGAAGCAAATTTGTCATGCTTAG
- a CDS encoding acyltransferase encodes MKINPRSNPLRASLAVFTLILSTCICFMPIFIFGLLKLIPNHRWRLYCGQRIDGFVMYWCDLNNAYISHLIPHEWEATGLKELDRQQSYLLIANHQSWLDIVLMHRLFNRRIPVIKFFIKDQLKWVPLLGFAWWAMGCPFMKRYSKTYLAKNPHKQGKDLEATRKAIHSFKGQPVTIANFVEGTRFNLSKKTLQGSEYRHLLRPRAGGVSFVISSMGSEIHKLLDLTIVYAEEKHSLWDFLCGRISKIRVHLREIEIPEQFINNDLTKSSLQDEFKTWINQQWHIKDQLIENIKTQWATQETAAAHVQAVRINPDRNVNTSQRIGGSPPDN; translated from the coding sequence ATGAAAATAAATCCGAGGTCTAATCCCTTGCGAGCGTCGCTCGCAGTTTTTACTCTTATATTATCGACCTGTATCTGTTTTATGCCGATATTCATTTTCGGCCTGTTGAAACTCATTCCTAATCACCGCTGGAGACTCTACTGTGGTCAGCGTATTGATGGCTTTGTGATGTACTGGTGCGATCTCAATAATGCTTACATTAGTCATCTCATTCCCCATGAATGGGAGGCGACTGGTTTAAAGGAGCTGGATAGACAGCAATCCTATCTACTGATTGCCAATCATCAAAGCTGGCTTGATATCGTACTCATGCACAGGCTGTTTAACCGAAGAATTCCTGTCATTAAGTTTTTTATTAAAGATCAATTGAAGTGGGTTCCCCTTTTGGGCTTCGCCTGGTGGGCAATGGGCTGTCCGTTTATGAAACGATACAGCAAGACATATCTCGCTAAGAATCCTCACAAACAAGGGAAAGATCTGGAGGCTACCAGAAAGGCAATCCATTCCTTCAAGGGTCAACCGGTGACTATTGCCAACTTTGTCGAAGGTACGCGCTTTAACCTGTCTAAAAAAACATTGCAAGGATCTGAATACCGTCATCTACTTCGTCCCCGTGCAGGAGGAGTCAGTTTTGTAATCAGTTCTATGGGCTCAGAGATTCATAAATTACTGGATTTAACAATCGTATATGCCGAAGAAAAGCATTCTCTCTGGGATTTTTTATGCGGTAGAATTAGTAAAATCCGTGTTCATCTGCGGGAAATTGAGATTCCAGAACAATTTATTAATAATGACTTGACTAAGTCATCTTTGCAGGATGAGTTTAAAACCTGGATTAACCAGCAATGGCATATTAAAGATCAGCTTATAGAGAATATAAAAACGCAATGGGCAACTCAGGAGACTGCTGCCGCCCATGTTCAGGCCGTCAGGATTAACCCTGATAGAAATGTAAATACCAGTCAACGAATCGGCGGATCCCCTCCTGATAATTGA
- the dapE gene encoding succinyl-diaminopimelate desuccinylase: MNSLYEILADLIERESITPFDAGCQESMLNFLSHLGFTCHPFNNNPVNNFFARYGVSSPLLVFAGHTDVVPIGNSDQWKTPPFKLTLVGDELYGRGTADMKGSLAAMLLAAKRFIDKHPSFPGSLGFLITSGEEGDLFQLGTPHVMEEIVKSGIKIDYCIVGEPSSTERIGDVIKIGRRGSLSGNLTFNGKQGHVAYPHLAENPIHKLSPALTELVLKEWDKGNEYFPPTSFQITNIQSGGIASNIIPGNLFMQFNFRYSTEQTALGLEQQVMDIFHSHHLNPEIKWRINGEPFLTDQGKLLETTIQVIKKVTGYSPDLSTTGGTSDGRFIAPYGVEVIELGPVNATIHQINECVSLQDLEKLCDIYYGICEQLLK; encoded by the coding sequence ATGAATTCGCTTTATGAAATTCTTGCAGATTTGATTGAACGTGAATCAATTACTCCGTTTGATGCCGGCTGTCAGGAATCCATGCTTAATTTTCTAAGCCATTTGGGATTCACCTGCCATCCCTTCAATAATAACCCGGTCAATAATTTTTTTGCCCGTTACGGCGTTTCCTCCCCACTTCTGGTTTTCGCTGGACATACCGATGTGGTTCCTATTGGGAATAGCGATCAATGGAAGACGCCTCCTTTCAAACTAACGCTCGTTGGCGATGAGCTTTATGGACGCGGCACTGCGGATATGAAAGGAAGTTTGGCGGCTATGCTGCTTGCTGCCAAGCGTTTCATTGACAAACACCCATCATTTCCCGGCAGTCTTGGGTTTTTAATTACCAGTGGGGAAGAAGGCGACTTGTTCCAGCTTGGAACACCCCATGTTATGGAGGAAATCGTTAAGAGCGGGATTAAGATAGACTATTGCATAGTCGGGGAACCATCCAGCACAGAGCGCATTGGAGATGTGATTAAAATTGGCCGCCGAGGCTCTCTTTCTGGAAATCTGACCTTCAATGGCAAACAGGGACATGTAGCCTATCCTCATCTTGCAGAAAATCCTATTCACAAACTAAGCCCTGCATTGACAGAACTAGTCTTAAAAGAATGGGATAAAGGCAATGAGTACTTTCCTCCCACTTCCTTTCAGATCACCAATATTCAGTCCGGCGGAATTGCTTCGAATATTATTCCTGGCAATTTGTTTATGCAATTTAATTTCCGTTACTCTACCGAACAAACTGCCTTGGGGTTGGAGCAGCAAGTGATGGATATATTCCACTCCCACCATTTAAATCCGGAAATTAAGTGGCGTATCAATGGAGAGCCTTTTCTCACCGATCAGGGAAAACTGCTGGAAACCACAATTCAGGTGATTAAAAAAGTAACCGGGTATTCTCCTGACCTATCGACCACAGGCGGCACCTCGGATGGGCGTTTTATCGCGCCTTATGGAGTGGAGGTTATCGAACTGGGGCCGGTTAATGCCACAATTCATCAGATTAATGAGTGTGTTAGTTTGCAGGATTTGGAAAAACTCTGTGATATTTATTATGGGATTTGTGAGCAGTTGTTAAAATAG